One window from the genome of Deltaproteobacteria bacterium encodes:
- a CDS encoding adenine nucleotide alpha hydrolase family protein: MKCKRCRRADAAVELPSHHSAFCPDCFYLFFRRQVTEGIRKFRLLSPDDRVLVCVSGGKDSLVLWDVLMELGYETEGLYVDLGIDGYSGRSKEKVLAYAAARGKTPIVADLAKEGIPIPEAARCVRMQECSICGTVKRYFFNRVAAEGKFDVVATGHNLDDETARLLGNLVHWQRDHLARQHPFLPEAGVGLVRKVKPLWRVSELETAAYGFLKGIDYVTEECPLSEDATSLVYKEALSLIEEKMPGTRIVFYQGFLDDANPLRRPPEAAAPGEDESWKSGTARPCASCGAPTYAETCAFCRMKERVRKRREQRSGRIAG; encoded by the coding sequence ATGAAGTGCAAGCGCTGCCGGCGCGCCGACGCCGCGGTGGAGTTGCCGAGCCACCACTCCGCCTTCTGCCCGGACTGCTTCTACCTCTTCTTCCGGCGCCAGGTGACGGAGGGGATCCGGAAGTTCCGCCTCCTCTCGCCCGATGACCGGGTGCTGGTGTGCGTCTCCGGAGGCAAGGACAGCCTCGTCCTCTGGGACGTCCTGATGGAGCTGGGGTACGAGACGGAAGGGCTCTACGTCGACCTGGGGATCGACGGGTACTCCGGGCGGTCGAAGGAGAAGGTGCTGGCGTACGCGGCGGCGCGCGGGAAGACGCCGATCGTCGCGGACCTCGCGAAGGAGGGGATCCCGATCCCCGAGGCCGCGCGGTGCGTGCGGATGCAGGAGTGCTCGATCTGCGGCACCGTGAAGCGGTATTTCTTCAACCGGGTCGCGGCGGAAGGGAAGTTCGACGTGGTCGCCACGGGGCACAACCTCGACGACGAGACGGCGCGGCTCCTGGGGAACCTCGTCCACTGGCAGCGGGACCACCTCGCGCGGCAGCACCCGTTCCTTCCCGAGGCGGGGGTCGGTCTCGTGCGGAAGGTGAAGCCGCTCTGGCGCGTGAGCGAGCTGGAGACCGCGGCGTACGGCTTCCTGAAAGGGATCGATTACGTGACGGAGGAGTGCCCGTTGAGCGAGGACGCCACCTCGCTGGTGTACAAGGAGGCGCTGTCGCTGATCGAGGAGAAGATGCCGGGGACTCGGATCGTCTTCTACCAGGGGTTCCTGGACGACGCGAACCCTCTGCGGCGGCCGCCGGAGGCGGCGGCGCCGGGGGAGGACGAGTCGTGGAAGAGCGGGACGGCGAGGCCGTGCGCGTCGTGCGGCGCCCCCACGTACGCGGAGACGTGCGCCTTCTGCCGGATGAAGGAGCGGGTGCGCAAGCGGCGCGAACAACGCTCGGGGAGGATCGCCGGTTGA
- a CDS encoding MoaD/ThiS family protein, with protein sequence MIRVRIPQKEKEIEVRGPRRVMDILAEAGVRPSTVIVTQGRKLLTKDHRVQDGETIDVISVVSGG encoded by the coding sequence ATGATCCGCGTCCGCATCCCCCAGAAGGAAAAAGAGATCGAGGTCCGGGGCCCGCGCAGGGTGATGGACATCCTCGCCGAGGCGGGAGTCCGCCCATCGACCGTCATCGTCACCCAGGGGAGGAAGCTCCTGACGAAGGACCACCGCGTGCAGGACGGGGAGACGATCGACGTCATCTCCGTCGTCTCCGGAGGATAA
- a CDS encoding cytochrome c: MRVRSVVLCILSLLVATLVAGCSKPEAPKPAAPAAPAAAPAAEGKALFEAKCSVCHGMDRATARKESREKWASIVKEMQGKKADWISDADAAKIVEFLAAEHGKK, encoded by the coding sequence ATGCGCGTTCGCTCCGTGGTTCTGTGCATTCTATCCCTTCTGGTCGCAACCCTCGTCGCCGGATGCTCGAAGCCGGAAGCTCCCAAGCCCGCCGCCCCCGCGGCTCCCGCCGCCGCCCCGGCCGCCGAAGGGAAGGCCTTATTCGAAGCGAAGTGCAGCGTGTGCCACGGCATGGACCGCGCGACCGCCCGCAAGGAATCCAGGGAGAAGTGGGCGTCGATCGTGAAGGAAATGCAGGGGAAGAAGGCCGACTGGATCTCCGACGCCGACGCGGCCAAGATCGTGGAGTTCCTGGCGGCCGAGCACGGCAAGAAGTAA
- a CDS encoding tRNA (adenine-N1)-methyltransferase, whose product MSDGRVRRGPFREGEDVLLVSPKGEEHLITLAPGKAFGTHKGNLPHDDLIGKEDGSRAWTAMGDEYRAFRPTYMQFIMNQKRHAQIIYPKDTGTILMWADVFPGATVVEAGIGWGALTIKLLEAVGPAGKVVSYEVRDDFAQSGARTVRRYLGDCPNHEVKVRDIYRGIDERDVDRIVLDLPEPWQAVPHAREALLPGGIVLSYLPSTMQVKQLCDRFAENGGFSEPETFEVILRPWHVKGMSVRPVQWMFSHSAFLVVARKLS is encoded by the coding sequence TTGAGCGACGGACGCGTGCGCCGGGGGCCGTTCCGGGAGGGGGAGGACGTCCTGCTCGTCTCCCCGAAGGGAGAGGAGCACCTGATCACGCTCGCGCCGGGGAAGGCGTTCGGCACGCACAAGGGAAATCTGCCGCACGACGACCTGATCGGCAAGGAGGACGGCAGCCGCGCGTGGACGGCGATGGGGGACGAATACCGCGCCTTCCGGCCGACCTACATGCAGTTCATCATGAACCAGAAGCGGCACGCGCAGATCATCTACCCGAAGGATACCGGGACGATCCTCATGTGGGCGGACGTGTTCCCGGGGGCCACGGTCGTCGAGGCGGGGATCGGCTGGGGCGCGCTCACCATCAAGCTGCTGGAGGCGGTGGGTCCCGCGGGGAAGGTGGTCTCCTACGAGGTGCGGGACGATTTCGCGCAAAGCGGCGCGCGGACGGTGCGGCGGTACCTGGGGGATTGCCCGAACCACGAGGTGAAGGTGCGGGACATCTACCGGGGGATCGACGAGCGGGACGTGGACCGGATCGTCCTGGACCTTCCGGAACCGTGGCAGGCGGTTCCGCACGCCCGGGAGGCGCTGCTCCCCGGGGGGATCGTCCTCTCCTACCTCCCCTCGACGATGCAGGTGAAGCAGCTGTGCGACCGGTTCGCCGAAAACGGCGGGTTCTCCGAACCGGAGACGTTCGAGGTGATCCTGCGGCCGTGGCACGTGAAGGGGATGTCGGTCCGCCCCGTCCAGTGGATGTTCTCCCACTCCGCCTTCCTGGTCGTCGCCCGCAAGCTCTCCTGA